Proteins from one Planctomyces sp. SH-PL62 genomic window:
- a CDS encoding universal stress protein, which translates to MISFARILAPSDFSSHSEDALRYACGLAERFQAELHVIHVLSEMVPAGPDPLLMPVMPAQYYEDDEKRATEALATVIKPEWGTPKSVTTAIRWGVAAEAIVDHAAEIKADLIVIATHGRTGLSHVLLGSVAERIVREAPCPVLTVRTAPSGAS; encoded by the coding sequence ATGATCAGCTTCGCGAGAATCCTGGCGCCCTCGGACTTCAGCTCGCACTCCGAGGACGCGCTCCGCTACGCCTGCGGGCTGGCGGAGCGCTTCCAGGCGGAGTTGCACGTCATCCACGTCCTCTCCGAGATGGTGCCGGCCGGTCCCGATCCGCTGCTGATGCCCGTCATGCCCGCCCAGTACTACGAGGACGATGAGAAACGCGCCACGGAAGCCCTCGCGACGGTGATCAAGCCCGAGTGGGGGACGCCCAAAAGCGTGACCACCGCCATCCGCTGGGGCGTGGCGGCCGAGGCGATCGTGGACCACGCGGCCGAAATCAAGGCCGACCTGATCGTCATCGCCACCCACGGCCGGACCGGCCTGAGCCACGTCCTGCTCGGCTCCGTGGCCGAGCGGATCGTCCGCGAAGCCCCCTGCCCCGTCCTAACCGTACGGACGGCCCCGTCGGGGGCCTCCTGA
- a CDS encoding ABC transporter ATP-binding protein — MTTHIAAFGLHKSYRKGKIEVPVLHGVDMEAARGELVAVIGASGSGKSTMLHLLGLLDQPDAGEVLLDGRRIDDRPDRERDLLRNQTFGFIFQFYHLLPELTALENVMMPHLIRSGLFAYIKQRKTIRRDAEEMLERVGLSHRLTHHPSELSGGEMQRAAIARALVGRPEVLLADEPTGNLDAATGQGVLELLRDLNKERSLTMMLVTHDQQIANQADRVVRLAEGRIEEWVPALV; from the coding sequence ATGACGACTCATATCGCGGCCTTCGGCCTGCATAAGAGCTACCGGAAGGGGAAGATCGAGGTCCCCGTCCTCCACGGCGTCGACATGGAGGCGGCCCGCGGCGAGCTGGTCGCCGTGATCGGGGCGAGCGGCTCGGGCAAGAGCACCATGCTCCACCTGCTCGGGCTGCTCGACCAGCCCGACGCGGGGGAGGTCCTGCTCGACGGCCGCCGGATCGACGACCGCCCCGACCGCGAGCGCGACCTGCTCCGCAACCAGACCTTCGGCTTCATCTTCCAGTTCTACCACCTCCTGCCGGAGCTGACCGCGCTGGAGAACGTGATGATGCCGCACCTGATCCGGTCCGGCCTCTTCGCCTACATCAAGCAGCGCAAGACGATCCGCCGCGACGCCGAGGAGATGCTCGAACGCGTCGGCCTGAGCCACCGCCTGACCCACCACCCGTCCGAGCTTTCCGGCGGCGAGATGCAGCGCGCCGCCATCGCCCGGGCCCTGGTCGGCCGGCCCGAAGTCCTCCTGGCCGACGAGCCCACGGGGAACCTCGACGCCGCCACCGGACAGGGGGTCCTGGAGCTGCTCCGCGACTTGAATAAGGAACGGAGCCTGACTATGATGTTGGTCACGCATGATCAACAGATCGCCAACCAGGCCGACCGGGTCGTTCGGCTTGCGGAAGGGCGAATCGAGGAATGGGTCCCCGCGCTGGTCTGA
- a CDS encoding VanZ family protein: MRHWLYAAIGWTLLIFVLCWMPRTIVDQAGGEGGFMIPNLDKVAHSGLFAGFAFLWLKAAPVRKRLALVVLAGLAIAVITELGQLMPVVNREADIDDGLFDLLGIALGSIAYFGVFGRERVEEAVVAQAKGA, translated from the coding sequence ATGCGACATTGGCTCTATGCGGCGATCGGCTGGACCCTGCTCATCTTCGTCCTCTGCTGGATGCCGCGCACGATCGTCGACCAGGCGGGCGGGGAAGGCGGCTTCATGATCCCGAATCTGGACAAGGTCGCCCACTCCGGCCTGTTCGCCGGCTTCGCCTTCCTCTGGCTGAAGGCCGCCCCGGTCCGAAAGCGTCTCGCCCTCGTGGTACTCGCCGGCCTGGCGATCGCCGTCATCACCGAGTTGGGGCAGCTCATGCCCGTGGTGAACCGTGAAGCCGACATCGACGACGGCCTGTTCGATTTGCTCGGGATCGCCCTGGGCTCGATCGCCTACTTCGGGGTCTTCGGGAGAGAGCGGGTCGAAGAAGCCGTCGTGGCGCAAGCCAAGGGGGCCTGA
- a CDS encoding arylsulfatase — protein sequence MRGRSTFAFLMGLGLTLPTASAGVDPARPNVVVVMPDDIGHGDFSINGSPIVRTPNVDAFARESLRFTGFHVSPTCAPTRAALLTGRHEFKSGVTHTINERERLDLRATTFAQVLKANGYATGIFGKWHLGDEAEYQPERRGFDETFVHGGGGIGQSYPGSCGDAPGNTYFDPAIRRNGVFEKTKGYCTDVFFDRALAWMDARRRAAAPFFAFITPNAAHVPLQCPEDYAKRHADEVSEDVARFYGMIENIDDNFGKLTSALRDWGIERDTLVIFLTDNGGTLGVPIFNSGMRGRKVEPYEGGTRVPSFWRWPAGVQGGRDVSGLTAHVDVFPTLVEILGVEPGEEVRGQVEGRSLVPFFRDRPVDWPRRTLVTHVGRWGRGEVAAFKFRGVSIRDDRFALVNDAELYDLQSDPGQKSNVIADHPEVVERLRAEYETWWASIHPGLVNEDAVGPKMNPYHEWYWEQFGGGPKS from the coding sequence ATGCGGGGTCGCTCGACGTTCGCCTTTCTCATGGGCCTCGGCCTGACGCTCCCCACGGCTTCCGCAGGGGTCGATCCGGCCCGGCCCAACGTGGTCGTCGTCATGCCGGACGATATCGGCCATGGGGATTTCTCCATCAACGGCAGCCCGATCGTTCGCACGCCGAACGTCGACGCCTTCGCCCGCGAGAGTCTGCGGTTCACCGGCTTCCACGTGAGTCCGACCTGCGCGCCGACCCGCGCCGCCTTGCTGACGGGGCGGCACGAGTTCAAGTCCGGGGTGACTCATACGATCAACGAACGCGAGCGTCTGGATCTGAGGGCGACGACGTTCGCCCAGGTGCTCAAGGCGAACGGCTACGCGACGGGCATCTTCGGCAAGTGGCACCTCGGCGACGAGGCCGAGTACCAGCCCGAGCGTCGCGGGTTCGACGAGACATTCGTCCACGGCGGCGGGGGCATAGGCCAGTCGTATCCGGGGAGTTGCGGCGACGCGCCGGGCAACACGTATTTCGATCCGGCGATCCGTCGCAACGGCGTCTTCGAGAAGACCAAGGGGTATTGCACCGACGTATTCTTCGACCGGGCTTTGGCGTGGATGGACGCCCGTCGGAGAGCCGCCGCCCCGTTCTTCGCCTTCATCACGCCGAACGCCGCGCACGTGCCGCTCCAGTGCCCCGAGGACTATGCGAAGCGGCACGCGGACGAGGTCTCCGAGGACGTCGCCCGGTTCTACGGGATGATCGAGAACATCGACGACAACTTCGGGAAGCTGACCTCGGCCCTCCGGGACTGGGGCATCGAGCGCGACACGCTCGTCATCTTCCTGACCGACAACGGCGGGACGCTGGGCGTCCCCATCTTCAACTCCGGCATGCGAGGGCGGAAGGTCGAGCCCTACGAGGGAGGGACGCGCGTCCCCTCGTTCTGGCGATGGCCCGCGGGCGTGCAGGGGGGGCGGGACGTGTCGGGGCTGACCGCGCACGTCGACGTCTTCCCGACGCTCGTCGAGATCCTGGGCGTCGAGCCGGGCGAGGAGGTCCGCGGCCAAGTCGAGGGGCGGAGCCTCGTCCCCTTCTTCCGGGACCGGCCGGTCGACTGGCCCCGACGGACGCTGGTGACCCACGTCGGGCGATGGGGGCGCGGCGAGGTGGCGGCGTTCAAGTTCCGAGGCGTCTCGATCCGCGACGATCGCTTCGCCCTGGTGAACGACGCCGAGCTTTACGACCTCCAGTCCGACCCTGGCCAGAAGTCGAACGTGATCGCCGACCATCCCGAGGTCGTCGAGCGGCTCCGGGCCGAGTACGAGACGTGGTGGGCCTCGATCCACCCCGGCCTGGTGAACGAGGACGCCGTCGGTCCCAAGATGAATCCCTACCACGAATGGTACTGGGAGCAGTTCGGAGGCGGCCCGAAGTCCTAG
- the ilvE gene encoding branched-chain-amino-acid transaminase, giving the protein MSPKVYIAGKLYDKADAKISVFDHGLLYGDGVFEGIRSYSGRVFRLEEHVDRLFASAVAIHLQIPMSRREMAAAIVDTLAANKLTDAYIRVVVTRGSGSLGLDPRKTTDPQVIIITDLISLYPEELYEHGLKIVTAATIRSHPNTVNPRVKSLNYLNNILAKMEGALAGCLEALMLNHKGEVAECTGDNIFVVHKGELHTPSIDSGILAGITRAAVMDLAREAGYKVVERTMDRYDVYTADECFLTGSAAEVIPVVECDGRPLGEGKPGPITRDLRQRFGRLVHEGPA; this is encoded by the coding sequence ATGAGCCCCAAAGTTTACATCGCCGGCAAGCTCTACGACAAAGCTGACGCCAAAATCAGCGTCTTCGATCACGGCCTGCTCTATGGGGACGGAGTTTTCGAAGGGATTCGTTCCTATTCAGGCCGGGTCTTCCGCCTGGAGGAACACGTCGATCGGCTGTTCGCGTCGGCCGTCGCGATCCACCTGCAGATCCCGATGTCGCGGCGGGAGATGGCCGCCGCGATCGTCGACACCCTCGCCGCCAACAAGCTCACCGACGCCTATATCCGCGTCGTCGTCACTCGGGGCTCGGGAAGCCTGGGCCTCGACCCTCGCAAGACGACCGACCCGCAGGTCATCATCATCACCGACCTCATCAGCCTCTATCCCGAGGAGTTGTATGAGCACGGCCTGAAGATCGTCACCGCCGCGACGATCCGGAGCCACCCGAACACGGTCAACCCGCGGGTCAAGTCGCTCAACTACCTGAACAACATCCTCGCCAAGATGGAGGGGGCGTTGGCCGGCTGCCTCGAAGCCCTGATGCTCAACCACAAGGGCGAGGTCGCCGAGTGCACCGGCGACAACATCTTCGTCGTCCACAAGGGGGAGCTCCACACCCCGTCGATCGACTCGGGCATCCTCGCGGGGATCACCCGCGCGGCCGTCATGGACCTGGCGCGCGAGGCGGGGTACAAGGTCGTCGAGCGGACCATGGACCGCTATGACGTCTACACCGCCGACGAGTGCTTCCTGACCGGCTCCGCGGCCGAGGTCATCCCGGTCGTCGAATGCGACGGCAGGCCCCTCGGCGAAGGCAAGCCCGGTCCCATCACCCGCGACCTTCGCCAGCGGTTCGGCCGGCTCGTCCACGAAGGCCCCGCCTGA
- a CDS encoding ABC transporter permease has translation MYKYLLCWRYLRTRYIALASIISVTLGVATMIVVNSVMAGFADKMRDRLHGVLADIIVESGSFEGFFNYEEVMARIKDVGGDDVLAMAPTMETPGIMRFKIGADSRTHPVQIIGVHPMDRARTGDFAEHLFDQEGKQIPPSFEVSEELKARSPAGQRLRELQQEEPDPFMDATRQYLEKQQDEQVPTHGAIVGYAIATYHMGQGKEDIYLAGMGSKISLAFPKHGKVPEPGFDAFTVVGYFKSGMSEYDSTHVYVPLEQLQRARNLIREDGKGAVNQIQIKIREGADLDGLADRLQLGLERLAPMQFRVWTWEQKQGPLLAAVAIEQSILNILLFFIIAVAGFGILAIFSMIVVEKTRDIGIMKALGASTSGVRNIFLGYGLLLGIVGSGVGMVGGLLFVHYINEIEKVLSVILKHKVFDDSIYYFDRIPTLVETHTVVAIVIGALVIAVGASIWPARRAARMHPVKALRFE, from the coding sequence GTGTACAAGTACCTGCTCTGCTGGCGGTATCTCCGCACCCGCTACATCGCGCTGGCGAGCATCATCAGCGTCACGCTCGGCGTGGCGACGATGATCGTCGTCAATTCGGTCATGGCCGGGTTCGCCGACAAGATGCGCGACCGCCTCCACGGCGTGCTCGCCGACATCATCGTCGAATCCGGCTCGTTCGAGGGCTTCTTCAACTACGAGGAAGTCATGGCCCGGATCAAGGACGTCGGCGGCGACGACGTCCTCGCCATGGCCCCGACCATGGAGACGCCGGGGATCATGCGCTTCAAGATCGGCGCGGATTCCCGGACCCATCCGGTCCAGATCATCGGCGTCCATCCCATGGATCGGGCCAGGACCGGGGACTTCGCCGAGCACCTGTTCGACCAGGAAGGGAAACAGATCCCGCCGTCGTTCGAGGTCTCCGAAGAACTGAAGGCTCGATCGCCCGCCGGCCAGCGGCTCCGCGAGCTCCAGCAAGAGGAGCCCGACCCCTTCATGGACGCGACCCGCCAGTACCTGGAGAAGCAGCAGGACGAGCAGGTCCCCACCCATGGCGCGATCGTCGGCTACGCGATCGCGACCTACCACATGGGGCAAGGCAAGGAAGACATCTACCTGGCCGGCATGGGGTCCAAGATCTCGCTCGCCTTCCCCAAGCACGGCAAGGTCCCGGAGCCGGGGTTCGACGCTTTCACAGTGGTCGGCTATTTCAAGAGCGGGATGAGCGAGTACGACTCGACCCACGTCTACGTCCCCCTCGAGCAGCTCCAGCGGGCGCGCAACCTGATCCGGGAGGACGGCAAGGGGGCCGTCAACCAGATCCAGATCAAGATCCGCGAGGGGGCCGACCTGGACGGGCTGGCCGACCGGCTCCAGCTCGGGCTGGAGCGGCTCGCGCCGATGCAGTTCCGGGTCTGGACCTGGGAGCAGAAGCAGGGTCCGCTGCTGGCGGCGGTGGCGATCGAGCAGAGCATCCTCAACATCCTGCTCTTCTTCATCATCGCGGTGGCGGGCTTCGGCATCCTGGCGATCTTCTCCATGATCGTCGTCGAGAAGACCCGGGACATCGGGATCATGAAGGCCCTGGGGGCGTCCACCTCGGGCGTCCGCAACATCTTCCTGGGCTACGGCCTGCTGCTGGGGATCGTGGGGAGCGGCGTGGGGATGGTCGGCGGACTCCTGTTCGTCCACTACATCAACGAGATCGAGAAGGTGCTGAGCGTCATCCTCAAGCACAAGGTCTTCGACGACTCGATCTACTACTTCGACCGCATCCCGACCCTCGTCGAGACCCACACGGTCGTCGCCATCGTCATCGGGGCGCTCGTGATCGCCGTGGGGGCGAGCATCTGGCCCGCCCGACGCGCCGCCAGGATGCACCCGGTCAAGGCCCTTCGATTCGAATGA
- a CDS encoding NUDIX hydrolase, with protein MPEPLPPRRVIYRGTKLDLAMQPVRLADGGLAEREVVIHRGAVALVPMVDPDHVCLIANFRHAIGETLLEIPAGTIDEGETPERTAPRELAEETGFRAGKVTFLREWHVSPGILTERMFLYLCEDLTPGPTDHQPDERLENRIVPWDEAVAMVHDGRISDAKTMLAILLCDARRQGGED; from the coding sequence GTGCCCGAACCGCTCCCCCCGCGGCGGGTGATCTACCGAGGGACCAAGCTGGACCTCGCGATGCAGCCCGTCCGCCTGGCGGACGGCGGCCTCGCCGAGCGTGAGGTCGTCATCCATCGAGGAGCCGTCGCGCTCGTGCCGATGGTCGACCCCGACCACGTCTGCCTCATCGCCAACTTTCGCCACGCCATCGGCGAAACGCTCCTGGAAATCCCCGCCGGGACGATCGACGAGGGCGAGACGCCCGAGCGGACCGCGCCTCGCGAACTCGCCGAGGAGACCGGCTTCCGCGCCGGGAAGGTGACGTTCCTCCGCGAGTGGCACGTGAGCCCCGGCATCCTGACCGAGCGGATGTTCCTGTATCTCTGCGAGGACCTCACCCCCGGCCCCACCGATCACCAACCCGATGAACGCCTGGAGAACCGGATCGTCCCCTGGGACGAGGCCGTCGCCATGGTGCACGACGGCCGGATCAGCGACGCCAAGACGATGCTCGCCATCCTCCTCTGCGACGCGAGACGCCAGGGGGGCGAAGACTAG
- the lysS gene encoding lysine--tRNA ligase, with protein MSDESRDGLEAVRAEKLKKIAELGIDPWGQRFDDHRAIAAVRAIDYPKPAEGEVAEPGPAVRIAGRIMLRRGQGKVVFLEVRDWTERIQVFVGKKQVGDLAWSLVDLLDLGDLIGVDGTLGYTKTGELTVFATALTFLGKSLTPPPEKWHGLTDLEMRYRRRYVDLFANPESLQTFLGRSTIVRTFRKVMEERGFVEVETPTMQSIAGGAAARPFVTHHNTLDIELFLRIAPELYLKRLLVGGMERVFEIGRVYRNEGISPKHNPEFTMLEAYQAYGDYHSMMDLTEALICASIQALGGGHVRPWGEKTVDFTPPWPRRAYLDLLREHAGVEPDDYEAVKARAEAAGIATKGRDRDVVISDLFEATVEDALAGPIFVIDYPAAICPLTKRKASDPRLAERFELYIDGIELANAYTELNDPYLQEQLFRGQLAGQAEEDSMAKMDEDFVMALKNAMPPAGGLGIGIDRLCMLLLNKSSIRDVVLFPLMRPLSARAAAAGEPAAAEDDESEI; from the coding sequence ATGTCCGACGAGTCGCGAGACGGCCTGGAAGCGGTGCGGGCTGAGAAGCTGAAGAAGATCGCCGAGCTGGGGATCGATCCCTGGGGCCAGCGGTTCGACGATCACCGGGCCATCGCCGCCGTGCGCGCGATCGATTATCCCAAGCCGGCCGAGGGGGAGGTCGCCGAGCCCGGCCCGGCCGTCCGGATCGCCGGCCGGATCATGCTCCGTCGCGGGCAGGGGAAGGTCGTCTTCCTCGAGGTCCGCGACTGGACCGAGCGGATCCAGGTCTTCGTCGGCAAGAAGCAGGTGGGCGACCTCGCCTGGAGCCTGGTCGACCTGCTGGACCTGGGCGACCTCATCGGCGTCGACGGGACCCTGGGCTACACGAAGACGGGCGAGCTGACCGTCTTCGCGACAGCCCTGACGTTCCTGGGCAAGAGCCTGACGCCCCCTCCCGAGAAGTGGCACGGGCTGACCGACCTGGAGATGCGGTATCGCCGCCGCTACGTCGACCTGTTCGCCAATCCCGAGTCGCTCCAGACCTTCCTGGGCCGTTCGACGATCGTCCGAACGTTCCGCAAGGTGATGGAGGAGCGCGGGTTCGTCGAGGTCGAGACGCCGACGATGCAGTCGATCGCCGGCGGCGCCGCGGCCCGCCCGTTCGTCACCCACCACAACACGCTCGACATCGAGCTTTTCCTGCGGATCGCCCCGGAGCTGTACCTCAAGCGGCTGCTGGTCGGCGGCATGGAGCGGGTCTTCGAGATCGGCCGGGTCTACCGCAACGAGGGGATCAGCCCCAAGCACAACCCCGAATTCACCATGCTGGAGGCCTACCAGGCCTACGGCGACTATCACTCGATGATGGACCTGACCGAGGCCCTCATCTGCGCCTCGATCCAGGCCCTAGGCGGCGGGCATGTGCGCCCCTGGGGCGAGAAGACGGTCGACTTCACCCCCCCCTGGCCTCGCCGGGCGTACCTGGACCTCCTCCGCGAACACGCGGGCGTCGAGCCCGACGACTACGAGGCCGTCAAGGCCCGCGCCGAGGCGGCCGGGATCGCGACCAAGGGGCGCGACCGCGACGTCGTGATCAGCGACCTGTTCGAGGCCACCGTCGAGGACGCCCTCGCCGGCCCGATCTTCGTGATCGACTACCCGGCGGCCATCTGCCCGCTGACCAAGCGGAAGGCGTCCGACCCCAGGCTCGCCGAGCGGTTCGAGCTGTACATCGACGGCATCGAGCTGGCCAACGCCTACACCGAGCTGAACGACCCGTATCTGCAGGAGCAGCTCTTCCGGGGCCAGCTCGCCGGCCAGGCCGAGGAAGACTCGATGGCCAAGATGGACGAGGACTTCGTCATGGCCCTCAAGAACGCGATGCCCCCCGCCGGCGGCCTGGGGATCGGCATCGACCGCCTCTGCATGCTCCTGCTGAACAAGTCGAGCATCCGCGACGTCGTCCTGTTCCCGCTGATGCGCCCACTGTCGGCCCGAGCCGCCGCGGCGGGCGAGCCGGCGGCGGCCGAGGACGACGAGTCCGAAATCTGA
- a CDS encoding RNA polymerase sigma factor encodes MRRYRETGDEDVYNELVHRYERELYRYLARYMGDPSMAEDVFQNTFLQIHLKRGLYEDGRPFRPWLYAIATHQAVDALRKAGRHPTVSLDQRLAASQGESDAGSLLDMLVNDDSGPLADLQAQERREWVRESVERLPDTLRQTLILAYHQDLKYREIAEILKIPVGTVKSRLHAALAKLQQMARVAKRDGKED; translated from the coding sequence ATGCGCCGGTATCGCGAAACCGGTGACGAGGACGTCTACAACGAATTGGTCCATCGCTACGAGCGGGAGCTTTACCGCTACCTGGCGCGATACATGGGCGACCCGTCGATGGCGGAGGACGTGTTCCAGAACACGTTCCTCCAGATCCACCTCAAGCGTGGGTTGTACGAGGACGGACGCCCGTTTCGACCCTGGCTTTATGCGATCGCCACGCATCAGGCCGTCGACGCGCTCCGGAAGGCGGGGAGGCATCCGACCGTGAGCCTGGACCAGCGCCTGGCCGCCTCGCAGGGGGAGTCCGACGCCGGTTCGCTGCTGGACATGCTCGTCAACGACGATTCCGGGCCGCTGGCCGATCTCCAGGCTCAGGAACGTCGGGAGTGGGTGCGAGAGAGCGTGGAACGCCTGCCCGACACCCTGCGTCAGACCCTGATCCTCGCCTACCACCAAGACCTGAAGTACCGGGAAATCGCCGAGATCCTCAAGATTCCCGTGGGAACCGTGAAATCGCGCCTTCATGCAGCCCTCGCCAAGCTCCAGCAGATGGCCAGGGTCGCCAAGCGGGACGGGAAAGAAGATTGA
- a CDS encoding S26 family signal peptidase: MARSTTATSWRASPSQGPAEGDDEEAARRETRRNRRESIESLVVVVVGFLVWSLEAEGFVIPTGSMAPTLLGRHKEVECPECGWTYRVNADCEVEAVGAGGRTGLRVTWGVCENCRFSARIDDRPSFAGDRIYTVKSDVAIPLVPGLGRVEPKRWDVTVFKLPEDPTVRYIKRLVGMPGEVLRIKQGNLWRSDIDDGEAFEILRRPPEESLQVNIPVHDDTYRPRRLASDPRWRRWTSLGGWEESTPGIYRAASDEGWDELRYRHVVPSPEQWEALAAGREPDDPPQPTLITDFSSFNTDLAPQNLPQVRFVTRPWFQPHWVGDLALSLRLDVAGPSGRVRIELIEAGVSNRCEIDLATGEARIFHGDDPLGESRPTAVKERGSFDLTFANIDDRLTLWVDGVRPFGDGLAYGSGEGDAYLTPTVDDLEPARIAVSGAEVAVGGLVLKRDVYYTQSPGDPDSDDLLDYRGRPPRDLFALLADPSRYGGLRWRTPRDYPIEAGRYMMLGDNSSWSRDGRAWTRVDQTTPTAPDRGWDDSGRESWEVPRALVIGRAFGVYWAHMRPVWPRFRWGPDLVLPARPNVEAVRWIY, encoded by the coding sequence ATGGCGCGATCCACCACCGCGACGTCCTGGCGTGCGTCGCCATCACAGGGCCCGGCCGAGGGCGACGACGAGGAAGCGGCCCGTCGGGAGACCCGACGGAACCGGCGGGAGTCGATCGAGTCGCTCGTCGTGGTCGTCGTCGGCTTCCTCGTCTGGAGCCTCGAAGCGGAAGGCTTCGTGATCCCCACCGGCTCAATGGCCCCGACCCTGCTGGGCCGCCACAAGGAGGTCGAGTGCCCCGAGTGCGGCTGGACCTATCGCGTCAACGCCGACTGCGAGGTCGAGGCCGTCGGTGCGGGGGGACGGACCGGACTCCGGGTGACCTGGGGCGTCTGTGAAAACTGTCGGTTCTCGGCGCGGATCGATGACCGGCCCAGCTTCGCCGGCGACCGCATTTACACGGTGAAATCCGACGTCGCGATCCCGCTCGTTCCGGGCCTTGGCCGCGTGGAGCCGAAGCGATGGGACGTGACGGTTTTCAAGCTCCCGGAAGACCCGACCGTCCGCTACATCAAACGGCTCGTCGGCATGCCCGGGGAAGTCCTGCGGATCAAGCAGGGGAATCTGTGGCGGAGCGACATCGACGACGGCGAGGCTTTCGAAATCCTGCGCCGGCCTCCCGAGGAGTCGCTCCAGGTCAACATCCCCGTCCACGACGACACCTATCGGCCGCGCCGTCTGGCCTCCGACCCTCGGTGGCGACGCTGGACGTCCCTGGGGGGATGGGAGGAGTCGACGCCGGGGATCTATCGGGCCGCGTCCGACGAAGGATGGGACGAGCTTCGCTATCGGCACGTCGTCCCCTCGCCGGAACAGTGGGAGGCGCTCGCGGCGGGCCGCGAGCCGGACGATCCCCCTCAGCCGACCTTGATCACCGATTTTAGCTCGTTCAACACCGACCTCGCCCCCCAGAACCTGCCGCAAGTCCGTTTCGTCACGCGTCCCTGGTTCCAGCCCCACTGGGTCGGCGATCTGGCGCTTTCGCTCCGGCTCGACGTGGCCGGGCCTTCGGGCCGGGTCCGGATCGAGCTGATCGAAGCGGGCGTGTCGAATCGCTGCGAGATCGACCTGGCGACGGGAGAGGCCCGCATCTTCCACGGCGACGACCCCCTGGGGGAATCTCGGCCGACCGCCGTGAAGGAGCGGGGGTCCTTTGATCTGACCTTCGCCAACATCGACGATCGGCTGACCCTCTGGGTGGACGGCGTCCGTCCCTTCGGCGACGGCCTGGCGTACGGATCGGGCGAGGGCGATGCGTACCTGACCCCGACCGTGGACGATCTGGAACCGGCCCGGATCGCCGTGAGCGGAGCCGAGGTCGCGGTCGGCGGGCTTGTCCTCAAGCGCGACGTGTACTACACGCAGTCCCCCGGCGACCCCGATTCGGACGACCTGCTCGACTACCGGGGCCGACCCCCTCGCGACCTCTTCGCGCTGCTCGCCGACCCGTCTCGGTACGGCGGCCTTCGATGGCGGACGCCCCGTGATTATCCGATCGAGGCGGGCCGTTACATGATGCTGGGGGATAACAGCTCGTGGAGTCGCGACGGCCGGGCCTGGACGCGGGTCGACCAGACGACCCCCACGGCGCCCGACCGGGGCTGGGACGACTCGGGCCGGGAGAGCTGGGAAGTTCCCCGGGCGCTGGTGATCGGTCGCGCGTTCGGCGTCTACTGGGCCCACATGCGGCCCGTCTGGCCGCGATTTCGGTGGGGTCCGGACCTGGTCCTGCCGGCGAGACCTAACGTGGAGGCCGTCCGCTGGATATACTGA